In Deferribacteraceae bacterium V6Fe1, one genomic interval encodes:
- the fliG gene encoding flagellar motor switch protein FliG, protein MADTQNMTGIKKAAMLLITLGEELSSKILGELDDDEVQDISREIALTKMVDPDTMEAVVEEFYNMLLAKKFISKGGLDYAKSVLTKSLGPERARKIIDRLTKLLEQSSGFEFLTKIEPKQLAKFIQNEHPQTIALILAHLDPSQAAESLAELPEDLKAEVAIRIANLQDISPSVVKTLSKVLEERFESISSYNVEVGGVKSVAEIFNRMDRTASKQTLERLEKDAPELVASIRDMMFVFEDIKRLGQQAIQEILKRADKNTLTLALKGADEELKNRFFESMSKRAVETMKEEMDYMGPVKLKDVEKAQHEIVEIVRELDEEGVVSISGGDEEQYV, encoded by the coding sequence ATGGCTGATACTCAAAATATGACAGGGATTAAAAAAGCTGCTATGCTTCTGATAACGTTAGGGGAAGAGCTTTCTTCCAAAATTTTGGGAGAGCTTGATGATGATGAAGTACAGGATATCTCGAGAGAGATAGCTCTTACCAAAATGGTAGACCCTGATACGATGGAAGCTGTTGTGGAAGAGTTTTATAATATGCTTTTGGCTAAGAAATTTATAAGCAAAGGTGGTCTTGACTATGCTAAAAGCGTATTGACAAAATCACTTGGCCCTGAAAGGGCAAGAAAGATTATAGATAGACTTACCAAGTTACTTGAGCAATCTTCAGGGTTTGAATTTCTTACAAAAATAGAACCTAAGCAATTGGCAAAATTTATTCAAAATGAGCATCCCCAGACAATTGCTCTGATACTTGCCCACCTTGATCCAAGTCAGGCTGCAGAGTCATTGGCAGAGCTTCCGGAAGATTTGAAGGCAGAAGTGGCCATAAGGATTGCCAACCTTCAAGACATTTCGCCTTCTGTAGTTAAAACCTTATCAAAAGTCTTAGAGGAGAGGTTTGAATCTATCAGCTCTTATAATGTAGAGGTAGGCGGAGTTAAATCCGTGGCGGAAATTTTTAACCGGATGGACAGGACTGCAAGCAAGCAGACCCTTGAAAGGCTTGAAAAGGACGCACCTGAGCTTGTGGCAAGCATTAGAGATATGATGTTTGTGTTTGAGGATATTAAGCGTCTTGGTCAGCAGGCTATACAAGAGATATTAAAGAGGGCTGATAAAAATACACTTACGCTTGCGCTTAAAGGGGCTGATGAAGAGCTGAAAAATAGATTTTTTGAATCTATGTCAAAACGAGCTGTCGAGACTATGAAAGAAGAGATGGATTATATGGGTCCGGTAAAGCTTAAAGATGTGGAAAAAGCTCAGCATGAAATCGTTGAAATTGTAAGAGAGCTTGATGAGGAAGGTGTTGTCAGTATTTCAGGTGGCGATGAAGAGCAATATGTTTAG